One window of Paroedura picta isolate Pp20150507F chromosome 2, Ppicta_v3.0, whole genome shotgun sequence genomic DNA carries:
- the LOC143829780 gene encoding acyl-CoA (8-3)-desaturase-like isoform X1: MAPPQLTGEARVLEKEAAGGGSCSRRVFTWEEVALRTGRIAPYEEHWLVIDRKVYDVSHFYKRHPGGARVIRHYAGQDATDAFTAFHLDKGKVSKYLKPLLIGELAPDQPNSEPNKNQLIIQDFRKLRSTVEKTGLLKPNSLFFFLVFLHIVLLDVAAWLTIWYFGSSLVPFFIGVALFTTAQCQMSWFQHDLGHLSVFSDSKWNHLVHKILMGVVKGMPAAWWNNLHFQHHAKPNCFRKDPDLNMHPIVFALGKKLSVELGMQKKKFMPYNYQHKYFFIMGPGLLLPFFQFSVFYFSIKRKEWLELALIVTYNIRVCLIYIPLMGFNCFMAFYWLSRFLETSWFTWVSQMNHIPMQIDYDKNADWVSMQLHATCNVDQSFFNDWFTGHLNFQIEHHLFPTMPRHNYWKVAPLVKSLCAKHGIAYQCKPLFTAFGDILHSLKDSGEAWYDAYMHT, from the exons ATGGCTCCTCCGCAGCTGACGGGCGAGGCGAGGGTCCTGGAGAAGGAGGCTGCGGGTGGCGGGAGCTGCTCCCGCCGCGTCTTCACTTGGGAGGAGGTGGCGCTGCGCACGGGGCGGATCGCGCCTTACGAGGAGCACTGGCTGGTGATCGACAGGAAGGTCTACGATGTCAGCCACTTCTACAAGCGGCACCCGGGAGGAGCCCGCGTGATCCGGCATTATGCCGGCCAGGACGCCACG GATGCATTCACAGCATTCCATCTTGATAAAGGCAAAGTGAGCAAGTATTTGAAGCCATTACTGATTGGAGAGCTGGCACCAGACCAACCTAACTCTGAGCCCAACAAAAAT CAATTAATCATACAGGACTTCCGGAAACTGCGATCCACTGTTGAGAAGACAGGACTGCTAAAACCCAAcagtctcttcttcttcctggtttTCCTTCATATTGTGCTATTGGATGTTGCTGCCTGGTTGACCATATGGTACTTTGGATCATCTTTAGTGCCATTCTTCATAGGTGTTGCACTATTTACTACTGCTCAG tgcCAGATGTCCTGGTTCCAGCATGACCTAGGCCATCTTTCTGTCTTCAGCGACTCAAAGTGGAATCATCTGGTACATAAAATCTTAATGGGAGTAGTGAAA GGAATGCCAGCTGCATGGTGGAATAACTTGCACTTCCAGCATCATGCCAAGCCCAACTGCTTTCGTAAAGATCCTGACCTCAACATGCACCCCATTGTGTTTGCCTTGGGGAAGAAACTATCTGTAGAG CTTGGGATGCAGAAAAAGAAGTTCATGCCTTACAACTATCAACACAAGTACTTCTTCA TTATGGGTCCAGGCttgctgcttcccttcttccaGTTCTCTGTATTTTACTTCTCAATCAAGCGAAAAGAATGGCTG GAGCTAGCATTGATTGTGACCTACAACATCAGAGTTTGTCTAATCTACATACCCCTTATgggatttaattgttttatggcaTTCTACTGGCTATCCAG GTTTCTTGAGACCTCTTGGTTTACTTGGGTTTCACAAATGAACCATATCCCAATGCAAATTGATTATGATAAGAATGCAGACTGGGTGTCTATGCAG CTTCATGCAACCTGCAATGTGGATCAGTCCTTCTTCAATGACTGGTTTACCGGCCATCTGAACTTCCAGATTGAACACCA CCTTTTCCCCACAATGCCTCGACACAATTATTGGAAAGTGGCTCCTCTGGTGAAATCCCTCTGCGCCAAGCACGGCATTGCCTACCAATGCAAGCCCCTGTTCACTGCATTTGGAGACATTTTGCA CTCTCTGAAGGATTCAGGAGAAGCCTGGTATGATGCATATATGCACACATGA
- the LOC143829780 gene encoding acyl-CoA (8-3)-desaturase-like isoform X2: protein MAPPQLTGEARVLEKEAAGGGSCSRRVFTWEEVALRTGRIAPYEEHWLVIDRKVYDVSHFYKRHPGGARVIRHYAGQDATDAFTAFHLDKGKVSKYLKPLLIGELAPDQPNSEPNKNQLIIQDFRKLRSTVEKTGLLKPNSLFFFLVFLHIVLLDVAAWLTIWYFGSSLVPFFIGVALFTTAQCQMSWFQHDLGHLSVFSDSKWNHLGMPAAWWNNLHFQHHAKPNCFRKDPDLNMHPIVFALGKKLSVELGMQKKKFMPYNYQHKYFFIMGPGLLLPFFQFSVFYFSIKRKEWLELALIVTYNIRVCLIYIPLMGFNCFMAFYWLSRFLETSWFTWVSQMNHIPMQIDYDKNADWVSMQLHATCNVDQSFFNDWFTGHLNFQIEHHLFPTMPRHNYWKVAPLVKSLCAKHGIAYQCKPLFTAFGDILHSLKDSGEAWYDAYMHT, encoded by the exons ATGGCTCCTCCGCAGCTGACGGGCGAGGCGAGGGTCCTGGAGAAGGAGGCTGCGGGTGGCGGGAGCTGCTCCCGCCGCGTCTTCACTTGGGAGGAGGTGGCGCTGCGCACGGGGCGGATCGCGCCTTACGAGGAGCACTGGCTGGTGATCGACAGGAAGGTCTACGATGTCAGCCACTTCTACAAGCGGCACCCGGGAGGAGCCCGCGTGATCCGGCATTATGCCGGCCAGGACGCCACG GATGCATTCACAGCATTCCATCTTGATAAAGGCAAAGTGAGCAAGTATTTGAAGCCATTACTGATTGGAGAGCTGGCACCAGACCAACCTAACTCTGAGCCCAACAAAAAT CAATTAATCATACAGGACTTCCGGAAACTGCGATCCACTGTTGAGAAGACAGGACTGCTAAAACCCAAcagtctcttcttcttcctggtttTCCTTCATATTGTGCTATTGGATGTTGCTGCCTGGTTGACCATATGGTACTTTGGATCATCTTTAGTGCCATTCTTCATAGGTGTTGCACTATTTACTACTGCTCAG tgcCAGATGTCCTGGTTCCAGCATGACCTAGGCCATCTTTCTGTCTTCAGCGACTCAAAGTGGAATCATCTG GGAATGCCAGCTGCATGGTGGAATAACTTGCACTTCCAGCATCATGCCAAGCCCAACTGCTTTCGTAAAGATCCTGACCTCAACATGCACCCCATTGTGTTTGCCTTGGGGAAGAAACTATCTGTAGAG CTTGGGATGCAGAAAAAGAAGTTCATGCCTTACAACTATCAACACAAGTACTTCTTCA TTATGGGTCCAGGCttgctgcttcccttcttccaGTTCTCTGTATTTTACTTCTCAATCAAGCGAAAAGAATGGCTG GAGCTAGCATTGATTGTGACCTACAACATCAGAGTTTGTCTAATCTACATACCCCTTATgggatttaattgttttatggcaTTCTACTGGCTATCCAG GTTTCTTGAGACCTCTTGGTTTACTTGGGTTTCACAAATGAACCATATCCCAATGCAAATTGATTATGATAAGAATGCAGACTGGGTGTCTATGCAG CTTCATGCAACCTGCAATGTGGATCAGTCCTTCTTCAATGACTGGTTTACCGGCCATCTGAACTTCCAGATTGAACACCA CCTTTTCCCCACAATGCCTCGACACAATTATTGGAAAGTGGCTCCTCTGGTGAAATCCCTCTGCGCCAAGCACGGCATTGCCTACCAATGCAAGCCCCTGTTCACTGCATTTGGAGACATTTTGCA CTCTCTGAAGGATTCAGGAGAAGCCTGGTATGATGCATATATGCACACATGA